One window of Streptomyces sp. NBC_00273 genomic DNA carries:
- a CDS encoding PH domain-containing protein, which translates to MSPAPAAGAGEPATGRPTAADPTAGPIPDPTAAPASGPAVERRLHPFTPLRRAWVPIAATVGVIAQQGDQAERWVADLSALLRVAAVAGLIVVFGAYGFLSWWFTHYAITDTELRIRSGLFFRRTAHIRLDRLQAVDVTRPLLARLTGVASLRLDVIGTEEKDQLSFLGEKEAVALRAELLARAAGFAPEEAVSLGEAPERELLRVTPRELVVSLLLNLGVWVLLVPGLTVPVVVWWLSSSPWAALVSVLPMLGAVWAGTAGRFLTEYDWRVAESPDGLRLDHGLLDRAHETVPPGRVQNVRIVEPLLWRRRGLVRVELKVAGSNNTVLVPVASRDAATAVVARVLPGVDLAALSFSGSPRTGSRWVVPVWWKGYALALSPEVFAARHGRLCRRTDIVPHAKVQSVRLTQGPWSRARGVADVHVDTGANCTVTARLRPEPEAATLLHAQAARSRTSRAAARPDRWMT; encoded by the coding sequence GTGAGCCCCGCCCCGGCCGCCGGCGCCGGCGAACCCGCCACGGGCCGTCCCACGGCCGCCGACCCCACGGCCGGTCCCATCCCCGACCCCACCGCCGCCCCCGCGAGCGGCCCGGCCGTGGAGCGCCGGCTGCACCCCTTCACCCCGCTGCGCCGCGCCTGGGTGCCGATCGCCGCCACCGTCGGCGTGATCGCCCAGCAGGGCGACCAGGCCGAGAGATGGGTGGCCGACCTGTCCGCCCTCCTGCGGGTGGCGGCGGTGGCGGGCCTGATCGTGGTCTTCGGCGCCTACGGATTCCTGAGCTGGTGGTTCACCCACTACGCCATCACCGACACCGAACTGCGCATCCGCAGCGGGCTCTTCTTCCGCCGCACCGCGCACATCCGCCTCGACCGGCTCCAGGCCGTGGACGTCACCCGCCCCCTCCTGGCGAGGCTGACCGGCGTCGCCAGCCTCCGGCTCGACGTCATCGGCACCGAGGAGAAGGACCAGCTGTCCTTCCTCGGCGAGAAGGAGGCCGTCGCCCTGCGCGCCGAGCTCCTCGCCCGCGCGGCCGGCTTCGCCCCCGAGGAGGCCGTGAGCCTGGGTGAGGCCCCCGAGCGCGAACTGCTGCGGGTGACACCGCGCGAGCTCGTCGTGTCGCTCCTGCTCAACCTGGGCGTCTGGGTCCTGTTGGTCCCCGGGCTCACCGTGCCGGTCGTCGTGTGGTGGCTCAGCTCCAGCCCGTGGGCGGCCCTCGTCTCCGTGCTCCCGATGCTCGGCGCGGTCTGGGCGGGCACCGCGGGCCGTTTCCTCACCGAGTACGACTGGCGGGTCGCCGAGTCCCCGGACGGGCTGCGGTTGGACCACGGCCTGCTGGACCGGGCCCACGAGACCGTGCCGCCGGGGCGCGTGCAGAACGTACGGATCGTGGAGCCGCTGCTGTGGCGGCGACGCGGCCTGGTCCGCGTCGAGCTGAAGGTCGCCGGCTCGAACAACACCGTCCTGGTCCCGGTGGCCTCGCGGGACGCAGCCACCGCCGTCGTCGCCCGGGTGCTGCCCGGGGTGGACCTGGCGGCCCTGTCCTTCTCCGGCTCCCCGCGGACCGGGTCCCGCTGGGTGGTCCCGGTGTGGTGGAAGGGCTACGCCCTGGCGCTCTCCCCGGAGGTGTTCGCCGCCCGGCACGGCCGCCTGTGCCGGCGTACGGACATCGTCCCGCACGCCAAGGTGCAGAGCGTCCGCCTCACGCAAGGCCCGTGGTCCCGCGCCCGCGGCGTCGCCGACGTCCACGTGGACACCGGCGCGAACTGCACGGTCACGGCCCGGCTCCGCCCGGAGCCGGAGGCCGCGACCCTGCTGCACGCCCAGGCCGCCCGCTCCCGCACCTCCCGGGCCGCGGCCCGTCCGGACCGCTGGATGACGTAG
- a CDS encoding M28 family metallopeptidase — MPSRRIAAATAALAAAALVSPLLLAGPAGATGSPQSDAARGDALAKKLVKEATGKGAYNHLKVLQSLADYNNGNRAAGSKGHVQSAKYVEAVMKAAGYKVTRNEFDFVYVETIEEKLTVGGANQRDVPIHLMSYTANSPEGGVTAGVAVAPVDADGTNGCEPGDFASGTFTGKIALVKRGGCTFAAKQANAAAAGAVGAIIYNNTAGALNGTLGDPNAGKIPTGGVTQADGEQLAAEAAAGPVEVTLDIRQLRENRKTYNVIAETKGGDENNTVFLGSHLDSVAAGPGINDNGSGSAGILQVAQRLASSQTKIKNKVKFAWWSAEEFGLLGSEAYVAGLTDAQKKQIKLYLNFDMIASPNAAYFVYDGDDSDATGAGPGPEGSAQLEKGINDFLDSKKIPHEGTDFSGRSDYGPFIEVGIPSGGTFTGAEGIKTPEQAAKFGGQAGVAYDVNYHGKGDDITNIDQKALDINVDVIADAVGHYAFDLAPLSKPVVSQPTGGTGSGGGLHQGHDELTQ, encoded by the coding sequence ATGCCCTCACGCCGTATAGCCGCAGCAACCGCCGCCCTGGCAGCCGCAGCCCTCGTCTCGCCGCTGTTGCTGGCCGGACCGGCCGGAGCCACCGGAAGCCCGCAGAGCGACGCCGCCCGGGGTGACGCGCTCGCCAAGAAGCTGGTCAAGGAAGCGACCGGCAAGGGCGCCTACAACCACCTCAAGGTCCTGCAGTCGCTCGCCGACTACAACAACGGCAACCGCGCCGCCGGATCCAAGGGGCACGTGCAGTCGGCCAAGTACGTCGAGGCCGTGATGAAGGCGGCCGGTTACAAGGTCACCAGGAACGAATTCGACTTCGTGTACGTCGAGACCATCGAGGAGAAGCTGACGGTGGGCGGCGCGAACCAGCGCGACGTGCCGATCCACCTGATGTCGTACACGGCCAACAGCCCGGAGGGCGGTGTGACCGCCGGCGTCGCGGTCGCCCCGGTCGACGCGGACGGGACGAACGGCTGCGAGCCCGGCGACTTCGCCTCCGGCACCTTCACCGGCAAGATCGCCCTGGTCAAGCGCGGCGGTTGCACCTTCGCGGCCAAGCAGGCCAACGCGGCGGCGGCCGGCGCGGTCGGCGCGATCATCTACAACAACACCGCGGGCGCCCTCAACGGAACCCTCGGCGACCCGAACGCGGGCAAGATCCCGACGGGCGGCGTCACCCAGGCGGACGGCGAGCAGCTCGCCGCCGAGGCCGCGGCCGGCCCGGTCGAGGTCACCCTCGACATCCGGCAGCTGCGCGAGAACCGCAAGACGTACAACGTCATCGCCGAGACCAAGGGCGGCGACGAGAACAACACCGTCTTCCTCGGCTCGCACCTCGACTCGGTCGCGGCCGGCCCGGGCATCAACGACAACGGCTCCGGTTCGGCCGGCATCCTCCAGGTCGCGCAGCGCCTCGCGAGCAGCCAGACGAAGATCAAGAACAAGGTCAAGTTCGCCTGGTGGTCGGCGGAGGAGTTCGGCCTGCTCGGCTCCGAGGCGTACGTCGCCGGGCTGACGGACGCGCAGAAGAAGCAGATCAAGCTCTACCTGAACTTCGACATGATCGCCTCGCCGAACGCCGCGTACTTCGTCTACGACGGCGACGACTCGGACGCGACCGGCGCGGGCCCCGGCCCGGAGGGCTCCGCCCAGCTGGAGAAGGGGATCAACGACTTCCTCGACTCGAAGAAGATCCCGCACGAGGGCACGGACTTCTCGGGCCGCTCGGACTACGGCCCCTTCATCGAGGTGGGCATCCCGTCCGGCGGTACCTTCACCGGCGCCGAGGGCATCAAGACCCCGGAGCAGGCCGCGAAGTTCGGTGGCCAGGCGGGCGTCGCCTACGACGTGAACTACCACGGCAAGGGTGACGACATCACCAACATCGACCAGAAGGCGCTCGACATCAACGTCGACGTCATCGCGGACGCGGTCGGCCACTACGCCTTCGACCTGGCCCCGCTGTCGAAGCCGGTCGTCTCGCAGCCGACGGGCGGCACGGGCAGCGGCGGCGGCCTGCACCAGGGCCACGACGAGCTGACGCAGTAA
- a CDS encoding type III pantothenate kinase, giving the protein MLLTIDVGNTHTVLGLFDGDEIVEHWRISTDPQRTADEMAVLLQGLMGMHPMLGSELGDGIHGIAICSAVPSVLHELREVTRRYYGDVPAVIVEPGTKTGVPILMDNPKEVGADRIVNAVAVVELYGGPAIVVDLGTATTFDAVSAKGEYVGGVISPGIEISMDALGVRGAQLRKIELARPRNVIGKSTVEAMQSGVVYGFAGQVDGVVTRMAKELAGPHGDPDDVRVIATGGLAPMVLGESSVIDDHEPWLTLIGLRLVYERNAPNFV; this is encoded by the coding sequence GTGCTCCTCACCATCGACGTGGGCAACACCCACACGGTCCTGGGCCTGTTCGACGGTGACGAGATCGTCGAGCACTGGCGCATCTCGACCGACCCGCAGCGCACGGCCGACGAGATGGCCGTGTTGTTGCAGGGGCTGATGGGCATGCACCCGATGCTCGGCAGCGAGCTCGGCGACGGGATCCACGGCATCGCGATCTGCTCGGCGGTGCCGTCGGTCCTGCACGAGCTGCGCGAGGTGACCCGCCGCTACTACGGCGACGTGCCCGCGGTGATCGTGGAGCCGGGCACCAAGACGGGCGTGCCGATCCTCATGGACAACCCGAAGGAGGTCGGCGCGGACCGCATCGTGAACGCGGTCGCGGTGGTCGAGCTCTACGGGGGCCCGGCGATCGTGGTCGACCTCGGTACGGCGACCACCTTCGACGCGGTGTCCGCGAAGGGCGAGTACGTGGGCGGGGTGATCTCCCCGGGCATCGAGATCTCGATGGACGCGCTCGGCGTACGGGGTGCCCAACTGCGGAAGATCGAGCTGGCGCGGCCGCGCAACGTGATCGGGAAGTCCACGGTCGAGGCGATGCAGTCGGGCGTGGTCTACGGCTTCGCGGGGCAGGTCGACGGGGTCGTGACCCGGATGGCGAAGGAGCTGGCCGGACCGCACGGCGACCCGGACGACGTGCGGGTCATCGCGACCGGCGGGCTGGCTCCGATGGTGCTGGGCGAGTCCTCGGTGATCGACGACCACGAGCCGTGGCTGACGCTGATCGGGCTGCGGCTGGTGTACGAGCGCAACGCGCCGAACTTCGTGTAG
- a CDS encoding sensor histidine kinase produces the protein MQRLYDFLRRHPTGVDSFWAVFLFGIGMLQVADDSFTSTTARLLAVPAVVAMSLVVALRRKWTQGMFWLAVGTGVYKLITHTEVNNADLAMLIILYTVAASAEVSRRMSRTALAIGFLASPLYALRFQVDRGGFRDNVLFTLFAMVPFALAWVLGDSLRTRRAYYAQLVERNQRLENQREAQAKVAVAAERARIARELHDVVAHNVSVMVVQADGAAYVMDAAPEQAKEALQTISGTGRQALAEMRRLLGVLRTGEPQESEDYVPQPDVEQIEVLVEQVRTAGLAVDFEVEGAPRRLPSGVELTAYRIVQEALTNTRKHGGPDAKASVRLVYFDDGLGLLVEDDGRGAAHELYEDGGADGAGHGLIGMRERIGMVGGTLDAGPRPGGGFRISALLPLKKK, from the coding sequence GTGCAGCGCCTCTACGACTTCCTCCGCAGACACCCGACGGGCGTCGACAGCTTCTGGGCTGTCTTCCTCTTCGGGATCGGGATGCTGCAAGTCGCCGACGACAGTTTCACCAGCACCACCGCACGGCTGCTCGCCGTCCCCGCGGTGGTCGCGATGAGCCTCGTGGTGGCCCTGCGCCGCAAGTGGACGCAAGGCATGTTCTGGCTGGCCGTCGGCACCGGCGTCTACAAGCTGATCACCCATACCGAGGTGAACAACGCCGACCTCGCGATGCTGATCATCCTGTACACGGTCGCCGCATCCGCCGAGGTCTCGCGCCGGATGTCCCGTACCGCGCTCGCCATCGGCTTCCTCGCCTCCCCCCTGTACGCCCTGCGCTTCCAGGTGGACAGGGGCGGCTTCCGCGACAACGTCCTCTTCACGCTGTTCGCCATGGTCCCCTTCGCCCTCGCCTGGGTGCTGGGCGACTCCCTGCGCACCCGCCGGGCCTACTACGCCCAGCTCGTCGAGCGGAACCAGCGCCTGGAGAACCAGCGCGAGGCCCAGGCCAAGGTGGCCGTGGCCGCCGAGCGCGCCCGGATCGCCCGCGAACTGCACGACGTCGTCGCGCACAACGTCTCGGTGATGGTGGTCCAGGCGGACGGGGCGGCGTACGTCATGGACGCGGCCCCCGAACAGGCCAAGGAGGCCCTCCAGACCATCTCCGGCACCGGGCGCCAGGCGCTGGCCGAGATGCGGCGACTGCTGGGCGTGCTGCGCACCGGCGAGCCGCAGGAGTCCGAGGACTACGTGCCCCAGCCGGACGTCGAGCAGATCGAGGTCCTGGTCGAGCAGGTGCGGACGGCCGGGCTCGCGGTGGACTTCGAGGTCGAGGGCGCGCCTCGGCGGCTGCCCAGCGGGGTCGAGCTGACGGCGTACCGGATCGTGCAGGAGGCGCTGACCAACACCCGCAAGCACGGCGGCCCCGACGCGAAGGCCAGCGTCCGGCTGGTCTACTTCGACGACGGGCTCGGCCTGCTGGTCGAGGACGACGGCCGGGGCGCGGCCCACGAGCTGTACGAGGACGGCGGCGCCGACGGCGCCGGGCACGGGCTGATCGGCATGCGCGAGCGGATCGGTATGGTCGGCGGAACCCTGGACGCGGGGCCGCGGCCCGGTGGCGGCTTCCGGATCAGCGCACTGCTGCCCCTGAAGAAGAAATGA
- a CDS encoding SAM-dependent methyltransferase has product MEAALYGPDGFYVRPGGPGPAGHFRTSVHASPLYAAAVARLLRRVDAELGHPAGLDLVDVGAGRGELLAGVLAALEPQTAARVRPYAVERAERPAGLDPRIRWVAAPPEGTTGLLFANEWLDNVPLDVAEDGRYVLVAPDGTESAGGPLDGADRAWLERWWPGGGRAEIGRARDEAWAAAAGTLERGLAVAVDYAHTRGARPPYGTLTGFRGGREVPPVPDGSCDVTAHVALDSCAGPGAVLLTQREALAALGVSGARPPLALASTDPLAYVRALSSAGEAAELTDRAGLGAFGWLVQPAGIPVPAWPGTAGRA; this is encoded by the coding sequence ATGGAGGCCGCGCTGTACGGGCCCGACGGCTTCTACGTGCGGCCCGGCGGGCCCGGACCCGCCGGGCACTTCCGTACCTCCGTGCACGCCTCGCCGCTGTACGCCGCGGCCGTGGCCCGGCTGCTGCGCCGGGTGGACGCCGAGCTCGGGCACCCGGCCGGGCTGGACCTGGTCGACGTCGGGGCCGGGCGGGGGGAGCTGCTGGCCGGGGTGCTCGCCGCGTTGGAGCCGCAGACGGCCGCGCGGGTGCGCCCGTACGCCGTGGAACGGGCGGAGCGGCCCGCCGGGCTCGACCCGCGGATCCGTTGGGTCGCGGCCCCGCCCGAAGGGACGACGGGGCTGCTCTTCGCCAACGAATGGCTGGACAACGTGCCGCTGGACGTCGCCGAGGACGGGCGCTACGTGCTGGTCGCCCCGGACGGTACGGAGAGCGCGGGCGGCCCGCTGGACGGCGCGGACCGGGCCTGGCTGGAGCGGTGGTGGCCCGGCGGCGGCCGCGCCGAGATCGGCCGGGCCCGCGACGAGGCCTGGGCGGCCGCCGCCGGCACCCTGGAGCGGGGTCTGGCGGTCGCCGTGGACTACGCCCACACCCGGGGCGCGCGACCCCCCTACGGAACCCTGACGGGCTTTCGCGGCGGCCGGGAGGTTCCGCCGGTGCCGGACGGCTCCTGCGACGTCACCGCCCACGTGGCCCTGGACTCCTGCGCGGGGCCGGGGGCCGTTCTGCTGACCCAGCGCGAGGCCCTGGCCGCGCTCGGCGTCTCGGGCGCCCGGCCCCCGCTGGCCCTGGCCTCCACGGACCCGCTGGCCTACGTACGGGCCCTGTCCTCGGCCGGCGAGGCGGCGGAGCTCACGGACCGCGCCGGGCTGGGCGCCTTCGGCTGGCTGGTCCAGCCGGCCGGCATCCCGGTCCCGGCGTGGCCGGGCACCGCGGGCCGGGCCTGA
- a CDS encoding L-aspartate oxidase, producing MSTPGRGIPSDGAGEGTGIRLHAPAPGWSLDADVVVVGSGVAGLTAALRCAAGGRRTVVVTKARLDDGSTRWAQGGIAAALGEGDTPEQHLDDTLVAGAGLCDEEAVRLLVTEGPDAVRRLMATGAVFDTSTETGEIELTREGGHHRRRIAHAGGDATGAEISRALVEAVQAAGIETVENALVLDLLQDAQGRTAGVTLHVMGEGQHDGVGAVHAPAVILATGGMGQVFSATTNPSVSTGDGVALALRAGAEVSDLEFVQFHPTVLFLGPDAEGQQPLVSEAVRGEGAYLVDADGVRFMQGQHELAELAPRDIVAKGIMRRMQEQGAQHMYLDARHFGAQMWEQRFPTILAACRSHGIDPVTEPIPVAPAAHYASGGVRTDLHGRTTVPGLYACGEVACTGVHGANRLASNSLLEGLVFAERIAEDIVAERPAGSGPGIPVPATGPLQPGAARYEVQRIMTEGAGVLRSADSLSAAADALEALYATALNDLEAHGKTAEPGVDTWEATNLLCVARVLVAAAQRRVETRGCHWREDHPERDDAHWRRHLVVRLSATEKRALVVVPTDSADFPSVHPLSTPSLEQ from the coding sequence GTGAGCACCCCAGGCAGAGGCATCCCGTCGGACGGGGCAGGCGAAGGCACCGGCATACGGCTGCACGCTCCGGCCCCCGGCTGGTCCCTCGACGCCGACGTCGTGGTCGTCGGTTCCGGCGTGGCGGGCCTGACCGCCGCGCTGCGCTGCGCCGCCGGGGGCCGCCGTACCGTCGTGGTCACCAAGGCCCGGCTCGACGACGGCTCCACCCGCTGGGCCCAGGGCGGTATCGCCGCGGCCCTCGGCGAGGGCGACACCCCGGAGCAGCACCTCGACGACACGCTGGTCGCCGGTGCGGGCCTGTGCGACGAGGAGGCCGTCCGGCTGCTCGTCACCGAGGGCCCCGACGCGGTACGGCGGCTGATGGCCACCGGCGCGGTCTTCGACACCTCCACGGAGACCGGCGAGATAGAACTGACCCGCGAGGGCGGGCACCACCGCCGCCGGATCGCGCACGCGGGCGGAGACGCCACGGGCGCCGAGATCTCCCGGGCGCTCGTCGAGGCCGTCCAGGCCGCGGGCATCGAGACCGTGGAGAACGCCCTCGTCCTGGACCTGCTGCAAGACGCGCAGGGCCGTACGGCCGGTGTCACCCTGCACGTCATGGGCGAGGGCCAGCACGACGGGGTGGGCGCCGTGCACGCGCCCGCCGTGATCCTCGCGACCGGCGGCATGGGCCAGGTCTTCTCCGCGACCACCAACCCGTCGGTGTCCACCGGTGACGGCGTGGCGCTCGCGCTGCGGGCCGGCGCCGAGGTCTCCGACCTCGAGTTCGTGCAGTTCCACCCGACGGTGCTCTTCCTCGGCCCGGACGCCGAGGGACAGCAGCCGCTGGTGTCGGAGGCGGTCCGGGGCGAGGGCGCGTACCTCGTCGACGCGGACGGCGTGCGCTTCATGCAGGGCCAGCACGAGCTCGCCGAGCTGGCGCCGCGCGACATCGTCGCCAAGGGCATCATGCGCCGCATGCAGGAGCAGGGCGCGCAGCACATGTACCTCGACGCCCGGCACTTCGGCGCGCAGATGTGGGAGCAGCGCTTCCCGACCATCCTGGCCGCCTGCCGTTCCCACGGCATCGACCCGGTGACCGAGCCCATCCCGGTGGCGCCCGCCGCACACTACGCGTCCGGCGGCGTCCGCACCGACCTGCACGGGCGGACCACCGTCCCCGGCCTGTACGCCTGCGGCGAGGTCGCCTGCACCGGTGTGCACGGCGCGAACCGGCTGGCGTCCAACTCGCTGCTGGAGGGTCTGGTCTTCGCCGAGCGGATCGCCGAGGACATCGTCGCCGAGCGGCCCGCGGGCAGCGGCCCGGGCATACCGGTCCCGGCGACCGGCCCGCTGCAGCCCGGCGCGGCCCGGTACGAGGTCCAGCGGATCATGACGGAGGGCGCGGGCGTGCTCCGCTCCGCCGACTCGCTCAGTGCCGCGGCCGACGCCCTCGAAGCGCTGTACGCCACCGCCCTGAACGACCTCGAAGCGCACGGCAAGACCGCCGAGCCGGGCGTGGACACCTGGGAGGCCACGAACCTGCTGTGCGTGGCGCGGGTCCTGGTCGCCGCGGCGCAGCGGCGCGTGGAGACCCGCGGCTGCCACTGGCGCGAGGACCACCCCGAGCGGGACGATGCCCATTGGCGCCGCCACCTCGTCGTCCGGCTCTCGGCGACCGAGAAGCGCGCCCTGGTCGTCGTACCCACCGACTCCGCGGACTTCCCGTCCGTGCACCCCCTGAGCACCCCGAGCCTGGAGCAGTGA
- a CDS encoding DUF5937 family protein: MSVTIDIAGLPIERITFAPSPLAELCMALHALSQPAHHPGLTSWTTATAASLDPCLADRLLEADFMWRSSFSDIFMPFAGLPDGTGQPAATLAEALDVLDRLDDERFVRAALEQCWLALYNEGGPASSPLANPAARAKALETAAARGPRQLDFSIRLLDDTAAVRVWMRRLLEDCDEAFFGETWKRVEPGQSADARHKTEVLRRKGLPTVLKEVSAALSVDEGGTTITADKMVHGSTTATDPRIGAGLVFVPTNFGWPHLLVLHAPGWRPVVHYPLGSPELASEPGSVELLQRRMEALAHPMRMMLCRSLARAPFTTSELATVYGITAPEVSRHLAVLKKAGLMHTRRQGRYAQHQLNLPAVARIGSDFIEGILR; the protein is encoded by the coding sequence ATGAGCGTCACGATCGACATCGCAGGCCTGCCCATCGAGCGGATCACTTTCGCGCCTTCTCCGCTCGCCGAGCTCTGCATGGCCCTGCACGCGCTCTCCCAGCCCGCGCACCACCCCGGACTGACCTCCTGGACCACCGCCACCGCCGCCTCGCTCGATCCGTGCCTCGCGGACCGGCTGCTGGAGGCCGACTTCATGTGGCGGAGCTCGTTCTCCGACATCTTCATGCCCTTCGCCGGGCTGCCCGACGGAACCGGGCAGCCGGCCGCGACGCTGGCCGAGGCGCTGGACGTGCTCGACCGCCTCGACGACGAGCGGTTCGTACGGGCCGCCCTGGAGCAGTGCTGGCTGGCCCTCTACAACGAGGGCGGCCCGGCCTCCTCGCCGCTGGCGAACCCGGCGGCGCGGGCCAAGGCGCTGGAGACGGCCGCCGCCCGCGGCCCGCGCCAGCTGGACTTCTCCATACGGCTCCTCGACGACACGGCGGCCGTCCGGGTGTGGATGCGGCGCCTGCTGGAGGACTGCGACGAGGCCTTCTTCGGCGAGACGTGGAAGCGCGTCGAGCCCGGGCAGAGCGCCGACGCCCGGCACAAGACGGAGGTGCTGCGCCGCAAGGGGCTGCCGACCGTCCTGAAGGAGGTCTCGGCGGCGCTGAGCGTCGACGAGGGCGGCACCACCATCACCGCCGACAAGATGGTCCACGGATCGACGACCGCGACCGATCCCCGAATAGGCGCCGGTCTGGTCTTCGTGCCGACCAACTTCGGCTGGCCGCACCTGCTGGTGCTGCACGCGCCGGGCTGGCGGCCGGTGGTCCACTATCCGCTCGGCTCCCCCGAACTCGCCTCCGAGCCCGGCTCGGTGGAGCTGCTCCAGCGGCGGATGGAGGCGCTGGCGCACCCGATGCGGATGATGCTGTGCCGGAGCCTGGCCCGGGCCCCGTTCACGACGAGCGAGCTGGCGACCGTGTACGGGATCACCGCGCCGGAGGTGTCGCGACACCTGGCCGTCCTGAAGAAGGCCGGTCTGATGCACACGCGGCGCCAAGGCCGGTACGCCCAGCACCAGTTGAACCTGCCGGCGGTCGCCCGCATCGGATCGGACTTCATCGAGGGCATCCTCCGCTAG
- the nadC gene encoding carboxylating nicotinate-nucleotide diphosphorylase, whose protein sequence is MSTPELPLIDQNDGGCGDDCACGDGEESGLDPALAQLLADAGLDPIEVEDIAHMALSEDLDGGVDVTTVATVPEEAEAVADFVAREDGVVAGLRIAEAVFSVVCTEAFEVERHAEDGDAVEAGQLLLSVRSRTRDLLTAERSALNILCRLSGIATATRRWADVLEGTSAKVRDTRKTTPGLRSLEKYAVRCGGGVNHRMSLSDAALVKDNHVVAAGGVAQAFKAVREAFPEVPIEVEVDTLEQIGEVLEAGADLILLDNFTVEQTAQAVALVAGRAVLESSGRLTLDTARAYAETGVDYLAVGALTHSSPILDIGLDLREAV, encoded by the coding sequence GTGAGCACCCCCGAACTTCCCCTGATCGACCAGAACGACGGCGGCTGCGGCGACGACTGCGCCTGCGGCGACGGCGAGGAGAGCGGCCTGGACCCGGCGCTGGCGCAGCTGCTCGCCGACGCCGGCCTGGACCCGATCGAGGTCGAGGACATCGCGCACATGGCGCTGTCCGAGGACCTGGACGGCGGCGTGGACGTGACGACCGTCGCGACCGTGCCGGAGGAGGCCGAGGCCGTCGCCGACTTCGTCGCGCGCGAGGACGGTGTCGTGGCCGGTCTGCGGATCGCCGAGGCCGTGTTCTCCGTGGTCTGCACGGAGGCCTTCGAGGTGGAGCGGCACGCGGAGGACGGCGACGCCGTCGAGGCCGGGCAGCTGCTGCTGTCCGTGCGCTCGCGCACCCGTGACCTGCTCACGGCGGAGCGCAGCGCGCTGAACATCCTGTGCCGGCTGTCGGGCATCGCGACGGCCACCCGCCGCTGGGCCGACGTGCTGGAGGGCACCTCGGCGAAGGTCCGCGACACCCGCAAGACGACGCCGGGCCTGCGCTCGCTGGAGAAGTACGCGGTGCGCTGCGGCGGCGGCGTCAACCACCGGATGTCGCTCTCGGACGCGGCGCTGGTCAAGGACAACCACGTGGTGGCGGCGGGCGGTGTCGCCCAGGCCTTCAAGGCCGTGCGCGAGGCCTTCCCCGAGGTCCCGATCGAGGTCGAGGTCGACACGCTGGAGCAGATCGGCGAGGTCCTGGAGGCCGGCGCCGACCTGATCCTGCTGGACAACTTCACGGTCGAGCAGACCGCGCAGGCCGTGGCCCTGGTGGCCGGCCGCGCGGTGCTGGAGTCCTCCGGCCGCCTGACCCTGGACACCGCCCGCGCGTACGCGGAGACCGGCGTGGACTACCTGGCGGTCGGCGCGCTGACCCACTCCTCGCCGATCCTGGACATCGGGCTCGATCTGCGCGAGGCGGTGTAA
- a CDS encoding response regulator, translating into MSIRVMLVDDQVLLRTGFRMVLAAQPDMEVVAEAGDGLEALEVLRATKVDVVLMDVRMPRLDGVEATRRICEPEEHPKVIILTTFDLDEYAFSGLKAGASGFMLKDVPPGELLAAIRSVHSGDAVVAPSTTRRLLDRFAPMLPTTTQEPQNKEIERLTEREREVMLLVAQGLSNGEIAARLVLSEATVKTHVGRILTKLGLRDRVQVVVLAYETGLVRAGGGGAG; encoded by the coding sequence ATGTCCATCCGCGTGATGCTGGTCGACGACCAGGTGCTGCTGCGCACCGGTTTCCGTATGGTGCTCGCCGCCCAGCCGGACATGGAGGTCGTCGCCGAGGCGGGCGACGGCCTGGAGGCGCTGGAGGTGCTGCGGGCCACGAAGGTGGACGTGGTGCTGATGGACGTCCGCATGCCCCGGCTGGACGGGGTGGAGGCGACGCGGCGGATCTGCGAGCCGGAGGAGCACCCGAAGGTGATCATCCTGACCACCTTCGACCTGGACGAGTACGCCTTCTCGGGCCTGAAGGCGGGCGCGAGCGGATTCATGCTGAAGGACGTCCCGCCGGGCGAGCTGCTCGCGGCCATCCGCTCGGTGCACAGCGGGGACGCGGTGGTGGCCCCGTCGACGACGCGGCGCCTGCTGGACCGCTTCGCGCCGATGCTGCCGACGACGACGCAGGAGCCGCAGAACAAGGAGATCGAGCGGCTGACGGAGCGCGAGCGCGAGGTGATGCTGCTGGTGGCGCAGGGCCTGTCGAACGGCGAGATCGCGGCCCGGCTGGTCCTCTCCGAGGCGACGGTGAAGACCCACGTGGGCCGCATCCTGACCAAGCTCGGGCTGCGCGACCGGGTCCAGGTGGTGGTCCTGGCGTACGAAACGGGCCTGGTCCGCGCGGGCGGCGGCGGAGCCGGCTAA